One Candidatus Melainabacteria bacterium DNA segment encodes these proteins:
- a CDS encoding YbaB/EbfC family nucleoid-associated protein, with amino-acid sequence MQPDLNKMMQEMAKAQQGMLKVQQELANATVEGSAGGGAVTVKCSGSMEFKSVKIKPEAVDPSDVGTLEDLVLMAIKDACLKAQQLGEQKMKPALGNIKMPPGLGF; translated from the coding sequence ATGCAGCCCGATTTGAACAAAATGATGCAGGAAATGGCGAAAGCGCAGCAAGGAATGCTGAAAGTTCAGCAAGAACTTGCCAATGCGACTGTCGAAGGATCCGCCGGCGGTGGTGCTGTAACAGTCAAATGCAGCGGTTCTATGGAATTCAAAAGCGTCAAAATCAAGCCCGAAGCGGTCGACCCGAGCGACGTAGGTACACTTGAAGATTTAGTCTTGATGGCAATCAAAGACGCCTGCCTGAAAGCACAACAGCTGGGTGAGCAGAAGATGAAACCCGCCCTTGGCAACATTAAAATGCCACCAGGACTCGGTTTCTAA
- the recR gene encoding recombination protein RecR: MFFTPPLAKLIEEFQKFPGVGPKSAQRMAFYVLNMNYDSVQNLAFAITDAKDKVKNCSKCFHLSSNDPCEICVSDKRDRSKICVVAEARDVIALERTREYKGSYHVLTGLISPLDGKGPEHLSIRELVNRVHDDNAEEVILAINPTIEGDATVLYLNHLLKPLGTKITRIAFGLPVGADLEYADDSTLSKAMEGRREV; this comes from the coding sequence ATGTTTTTCACTCCGCCGCTGGCAAAACTGATCGAAGAATTCCAGAAATTTCCCGGTGTCGGGCCAAAGTCTGCTCAACGCATGGCGTTCTATGTGCTCAACATGAACTACGACTCCGTGCAAAATCTGGCCTTTGCCATCACTGATGCGAAGGACAAAGTCAAAAATTGCAGTAAGTGCTTTCATCTCTCATCGAACGATCCATGCGAAATTTGCGTTAGCGATAAACGTGACCGCAGCAAAATATGCGTGGTCGCAGAGGCTCGGGATGTGATAGCGCTCGAACGAACCCGTGAATATAAAGGCAGCTATCACGTGCTAACTGGCTTAATCTCACCACTAGATGGTAAAGGTCCTGAGCATCTGAGCATTCGAGAGTTAGTCAATCGTGTTCACGACGACAATGCCGAGGAAGTCATTCTTGCCATCAACCCCACTATCGAAGGGGATGCGACCGTTCTCTATCTAAACCACTTGCTGAAACCTCTGGGTACCAAAATCACCCGCATTGCCTTTGGATTGCCAGTTGGAGCCGATCTCGAATACGCAGACGACTCGACACTGTCTAAAGCCATGGAAGGTCGGCGAGAAGTATAA
- a CDS encoding arginyltransferase, translating to MPLDCQLEPISNTQTTRHCLKPWKVGEKYKHQIQYQAKVVLSVYRFKTPPSQCQYLADRNWQLEYEIVAMLSAKEYEQKINQGWRKFGSALFRPQCHGCTACESLRVLVNEFKPNRNQRRVTKANQETELRIVNPSLTKEKIELYIRHHEHHTETKGWPKRENSPAQTISSMIKNPFQMQEWQYYRDGKLIGVSYIDPLPLGYSGVYFYYDPDYRFLSPGTWIVLSMIEQAKIDQKPYVYLGYYVQNCGSMEYKAKFDPHEVLTQDGRWVPHVSTKADTQT from the coding sequence TTGCCTTTGGATTGCCAGTTGGAGCCGATCTCGAATACGCAGACGACTCGACACTGTCTAAAGCCATGGAAGGTCGGCGAGAAGTATAAGCACCAAATACAATACCAGGCCAAAGTCGTGCTATCAGTATATCGATTTAAAACACCACCGAGCCAATGCCAATATTTGGCAGACCGAAACTGGCAACTGGAGTACGAAATCGTAGCCATGCTGTCGGCGAAAGAGTACGAACAGAAGATCAATCAAGGGTGGAGGAAATTCGGTTCTGCTCTTTTCCGACCACAGTGTCACGGTTGTACGGCTTGCGAATCGCTGCGAGTATTGGTGAACGAATTCAAACCGAACCGCAACCAGAGACGCGTAACCAAAGCCAATCAAGAAACCGAGCTACGCATAGTCAACCCCTCACTCACCAAAGAAAAGATCGAGCTTTATATCCGCCATCACGAGCATCATACTGAAACAAAAGGTTGGCCAAAGCGAGAGAACTCGCCGGCCCAGACAATTAGCTCAATGATCAAAAATCCATTTCAAATGCAGGAATGGCAGTATTACCGCGACGGCAAGCTAATCGGAGTAAGTTATATCGACCCGCTGCCCCTGGGCTATTCAGGCGTCTACTTTTACTACGATCCTGACTACAGATTTTTGTCTCCAGGCACCTGGATAGTTCTTTCAATGATCGAACAAGCAAAAATAGACCAGAAGCCTTACGTCTATCTGGGCTACTATGTGCAAAATTGCGGGTCGATGGAGTACAAAGCAAAATTCGACCCGCATGAAGTGCTAACTCAAGACGGACGCTGGGTTCCTCACGTCAGCACAAAGGCAGACACGCAGACCTGA
- the dxs gene encoding 1-deoxy-D-xylulose-5-phosphate synthase, whose amino-acid sequence MYTLEKPPTSFLDAILSPAELKSLSVDQLQSLAEEIRREVINNLSKTGGHLASNLGIVEITLGLHRIFQTPKDTILWDVGHQCYVHKMLTGRREQFKTLRQHKGLSGFVSPLESEHDAFVAGHSSTSISLAVGMAIARDHLKQDHKVIAVIGDGGLTGGMALEAINHLGHIQRNVLIILNDNEMSISANVGGFSQYMKRIKETFFYQDIKEKLDQIEGRLDRAQLTPAVWEMIMSVKKQAKERFDTPGIVFEKLGVNYSGPIDGHNVGAVIDAFNKVKDLNSPQIIHIITQKGKGYEPAEKDSIKFHGVAAFSLEPPLSEKVEPSQPAKAKAKTYSDVFTQALIEIAEQEPNMVAITPATAEGSGLVKFGTLFPDRFFDVAICEQHAVTMAGGMAKAGLKPVVSIYSTFLQRAIDQVIHDVAIMNLPVIFGIDRGGLVEDGETHQGVFDISFMRSIPNLRVLAPRNTRELRNMVYTAVKKADGPVAIRFPRDKAVEPDDAGAFELIDFDKWEVVHQGAAGTTAVLMAYGATVETARAALPILQAAGVDATIVSARSAKPLDAELLIQFVQNQQNKIFTLEEGCTSGGFGAAILEWAAQQRVKNPKVKQAEIAVIALEDKFIEHGARQVLLDECGLSPSKVAQFVIDFVKA is encoded by the coding sequence ATGTACACACTAGAAAAGCCGCCCACGTCGTTTCTCGATGCCATTCTCAGTCCGGCAGAACTTAAAAGTTTGTCTGTCGATCAACTCCAGTCGCTGGCAGAAGAAATTCGTCGAGAAGTGATCAACAATCTCTCCAAAACTGGCGGGCATTTAGCATCCAATCTCGGCATCGTTGAAATTACGCTGGGTTTGCACCGCATTTTTCAGACTCCCAAAGATACGATTTTATGGGACGTCGGTCACCAATGTTACGTTCATAAAATGCTGACTGGACGTCGTGAGCAATTCAAGACTTTGCGCCAACATAAAGGATTGAGTGGTTTCGTAAGTCCGCTAGAGAGCGAACATGACGCGTTTGTTGCTGGGCACAGCTCTACGTCGATTTCGCTGGCCGTAGGAATGGCGATTGCGCGCGATCATCTCAAGCAAGATCATAAAGTAATAGCCGTAATTGGCGATGGCGGTCTGACTGGCGGTATGGCGCTGGAAGCGATCAACCATCTTGGACACATTCAGCGAAACGTTTTGATTATTTTGAATGACAATGAAATGTCAATCAGCGCCAATGTAGGCGGTTTCTCGCAATACATGAAGCGCATCAAAGAAACGTTCTTCTATCAAGACATAAAAGAAAAGCTTGACCAGATAGAAGGCAGACTGGATAGAGCCCAGTTGACGCCGGCTGTTTGGGAAATGATCATGTCGGTGAAGAAGCAAGCCAAAGAGCGCTTCGATACGCCGGGAATTGTGTTTGAAAAACTTGGTGTCAATTACTCCGGTCCGATCGACGGTCATAATGTCGGTGCAGTAATTGACGCTTTCAACAAAGTGAAGGATTTGAACAGTCCTCAAATCATTCATATCATCACGCAAAAAGGCAAAGGTTACGAGCCTGCCGAAAAGGATTCGATCAAGTTTCACGGTGTAGCGGCATTCAGTCTGGAACCGCCTTTGAGCGAGAAAGTGGAGCCATCGCAGCCTGCAAAAGCTAAGGCTAAAACCTACTCCGATGTGTTCACTCAAGCGCTCATCGAAATTGCTGAACAAGAACCGAATATGGTGGCAATAACACCAGCTACAGCTGAAGGCAGCGGATTAGTGAAATTTGGAACTCTGTTTCCAGATCGCTTTTTTGATGTCGCAATATGTGAACAGCATGCGGTCACCATGGCAGGTGGGATGGCGAAAGCTGGCTTGAAGCCGGTGGTTTCGATCTATTCGACGTTCCTGCAGCGGGCCATCGACCAGGTTATTCATGACGTTGCCATAATGAACCTGCCGGTCATTTTTGGAATCGACCGAGGTGGTCTGGTTGAAGATGGAGAAACCCACCAGGGTGTTTTCGACATCTCTTTCATGCGCAGTATTCCGAACTTGAGAGTATTGGCACCGAGAAATACTCGTGAACTTCGCAACATGGTCTACACCGCGGTGAAGAAAGCCGATGGACCAGTGGCGATCAGATTCCCCAGAGACAAGGCTGTGGAGCCAGACGATGCGGGAGCTTTCGAGCTGATCGATTTTGATAAGTGGGAAGTGGTGCATCAAGGCGCGGCAGGCACAACTGCAGTTTTGATGGCTTACGGTGCCACTGTTGAAACGGCCAGAGCTGCGTTGCCGATTCTACAGGCAGCTGGGGTCGATGCCACTATTGTCAGCGCCCGTTCGGCAAAACCGCTGGATGCTGAGTTGCTTATTCAATTTGTACAGAATCAGCAAAATAAGATCTTCACTCTCGAGGAAGGTTGCACTTCGGGCGGCTTTGGAGCTGCGATTCTGGAGTGGGCTGCTCAACAAAGAGTGAAAAATCCGAAAGTCAAGCAAGCTGAAATCGCCGTGATTGCCCTCGAAGATAAATTCATCGAACACGGAGCCAGACAAGTTTTGCTGGATGAGTGTGGTTTGAGTCCTTCCAAGGTTGCTCAATTCGTAATCGACTTCGTCAAAGCATAG
- a CDS encoding VWA domain-containing protein: MKRLALASALSLAATILLSPMSQASGFIVIDSAVSGGALLMPPMTPVPAPIPPVRPVHPVNPHPGRPVTPPIPTPGPRPILKGGVSFGLHMQSEQIKVDITDQVAKTYITQTFSNDTDRNLAGTYLFPLPEDTTFSSFSLHIDGKPVEGKILEAQEARTQYEQIVRSMVDPGLLEYADYKTVRARIFPIPAHGTKKVELEYTQILHAENGMLKYRFPLKAEGESEPIDEVKIDAKLNSKQGLRTIWSPTHTISSNRSDNNQAKVTMLAHNSIPDKDFLLYYSVSNKDLAANLLTHKNEGEDGYFLLTLTPPVQSKEVIGKDIVLVADTSGSMQGDKIVQTKKALKYIVDALSPVDKFSIVQFATDVESFKPQVVPATPENKKAAAAFIDDLEARGGTNISDAMHTGLTMLNQVSDRPAYCVLMTDGEPTVGETNVSTLLKSIAPKRDTRIFDFGVGYDVNTKLLNKLAEEHHGSAQYVEPSENLETALSGFYQKIKSPVLSNVSIAYDGITVKDVYPREVKDIFAGSQVLLLGKYKNGAKATVNLTGKVNGVAKAYSFPLNFESNSADHTYLPRLWAMRRIGHLTEVAQDNGDSKEVVDEIVALSKKYGIISNYTSFLVTDPSEGHGTAINRPMPMRREDVNVMRRMRNGLDFIGAVPGGGGAKGFASPRQSASESHIRGTLVAGRLMSETGMIPPPPAASPVWMPESSLAKSVHFAGSRTHAELYDYMPYERDFRSTHSMVVEKKAGAYGDSGKVAVVNSKAVNKLKNTDVVAMAKDEESAAIKSIEDKTFYLRNGVWVDSTYSEGSAPKAVTIQFGSKEYFDLIHNTPGISKYLSVGREVALIFKGHAYRVISPPAA; this comes from the coding sequence ATGAAACGACTGGCTCTTGCATCAGCGTTGTCTCTAGCAGCCACGATTCTTTTATCGCCGATGTCGCAAGCATCTGGTTTTATTGTCATCGATTCTGCTGTGTCCGGAGGCGCTCTGCTCATGCCTCCGATGACACCGGTTCCCGCTCCCATCCCCCCTGTCCGTCCGGTTCATCCTGTGAACCCGCACCCGGGCAGACCTGTTACTCCTCCGATTCCGACTCCTGGCCCTCGTCCGATCTTGAAGGGCGGTGTCTCGTTTGGTTTGCACATGCAATCTGAACAGATTAAGGTCGATATCACCGACCAGGTTGCTAAAACATACATTACGCAGACATTTTCGAATGACACCGATCGAAATCTGGCAGGAACTTATCTGTTTCCTTTGCCTGAAGACACTACCTTCAGCTCATTTTCGTTGCATATAGATGGCAAGCCTGTTGAGGGTAAGATTCTCGAAGCTCAAGAGGCGCGCACTCAGTACGAGCAAATTGTTCGTAGTATGGTCGATCCGGGGTTGCTTGAATACGCTGACTATAAGACTGTGCGCGCTCGAATTTTTCCGATTCCTGCTCACGGCACAAAGAAAGTCGAACTCGAATATACGCAGATTTTGCATGCCGAAAATGGAATGTTGAAATATCGTTTTCCGCTAAAGGCAGAAGGTGAAAGTGAACCAATCGATGAAGTGAAGATTGACGCGAAATTGAACAGCAAGCAGGGATTGCGTACCATCTGGTCGCCTACTCACACAATTTCATCGAATCGTTCAGATAACAATCAAGCCAAAGTAACGATGTTGGCGCATAACTCCATTCCAGACAAAGATTTCTTGCTGTATTACAGCGTGTCTAACAAGGACCTGGCTGCAAACTTACTGACACATAAAAACGAAGGTGAAGATGGTTATTTCTTGCTGACGTTGACACCACCTGTACAGAGCAAAGAAGTGATCGGCAAGGACATTGTTCTTGTTGCTGACACCTCTGGTTCGATGCAAGGCGACAAAATAGTTCAGACCAAAAAAGCGCTCAAGTACATTGTGGATGCACTTTCACCGGTTGACAAATTCAGCATCGTTCAGTTCGCTACTGACGTTGAATCATTCAAGCCGCAAGTCGTTCCAGCCACTCCTGAAAATAAGAAGGCTGCCGCCGCTTTTATCGATGATCTTGAAGCTCGTGGCGGAACGAATATCAGTGATGCAATGCACACTGGTCTGACGATGCTCAATCAAGTCAGCGACAGACCTGCGTATTGTGTTCTGATGACTGATGGTGAGCCCACTGTAGGTGAAACAAATGTTTCGACTTTGCTCAAATCAATCGCTCCAAAGCGTGATACCAGAATCTTTGATTTTGGTGTCGGCTACGATGTGAACACCAAACTTTTGAACAAGCTTGCTGAAGAACATCATGGCTCCGCCCAGTATGTCGAACCATCGGAAAATCTTGAGACTGCTCTTTCAGGCTTCTATCAAAAAATCAAAAGCCCTGTTCTGAGCAACGTTTCGATTGCTTATGACGGCATCACCGTGAAGGATGTTTACCCTCGCGAAGTGAAGGATATTTTCGCAGGATCGCAGGTACTGTTGCTGGGTAAATACAAAAATGGTGCCAAAGCCACAGTCAACTTAACTGGAAAAGTGAACGGCGTTGCGAAAGCTTACTCGTTCCCGCTCAACTTCGAAAGCAATTCGGCCGATCACACTTACTTGCCTAGATTGTGGGCAATGAGACGAATTGGACACTTGACTGAAGTAGCTCAGGACAATGGTGACAGCAAAGAAGTCGTCGATGAAATCGTCGCTTTGTCAAAGAAATACGGCATCATCTCGAATTACACATCGTTTCTTGTCACAGATCCAAGCGAAGGTCACGGCACTGCAATCAATCGTCCAATGCCGATGCGTCGTGAAGATGTTAATGTCATGCGTCGCATGCGTAATGGACTAGACTTCATCGGAGCCGTACCGGGAGGCGGCGGTGCTAAAGGTTTCGCTTCCCCGCGGCAATCCGCCAGTGAATCCCACATTCGCGGTACGCTGGTTGCTGGTCGCTTGATGTCCGAGACAGGCATGATTCCGCCTCCTCCCGCTGCCTCGCCCGTTTGGATGCCAGAATCGAGCCTGGCTAAAAGCGTGCACTTCGCCGGCTCTCGTACTCACGCGGAATTGTATGATTACATGCCATACGAACGGGACTTCAGATCGACCCACTCCATGGTTGTCGAAAAGAAAGCAGGAGCATATGGTGACAGTGGTAAAGTCGCGGTAGTGAATTCCAAGGCCGTGAACAAGCTGAAGAATACTGATGTTGTTGCTATGGCAAAAGATGAGGAATCAGCCGCGATCAAGTCAATTGAAGACAAGACATTCTACTTGCGCAACGGTGTTTGGGTTGATTCGACGTACTCTGAAGGTTCAGCACCGAAGGCTGTAACGATTCAGTTCGGCAGCAAAGAGTACTTCGATTTGATTCACAACACGCCGGGTATCTCGAAATATCTGTCAGTTGGCAGAGAAGTCGCGCTCATCTTCAAAGGGCATGCTTATCGAGTTATTAGCCCACCAGCAGCATAG